One genomic region from Flavobacteriales bacterium encodes:
- a CDS encoding sec-independent protein translocase TatC, protein MDERHDIATRADIEQLMQDFYELLLKDEVVSFLFTDVAKLDLEEHLPRLSDFWEDQLLGTNNYNGNPMRVHMDLHRKSALKKEHFDTWLMHFNRTVDARFAGPKAHLAKERALSIATVMQIKVATASQR, encoded by the coding sequence ATGGATGAAAGACACGACATCGCCACACGGGCCGACATCGAGCAATTGATGCAGGATTTCTACGAACTGCTGCTGAAAGATGAAGTGGTCAGTTTCCTCTTTACAGATGTGGCCAAACTCGATCTGGAAGAACACCTCCCAAGGCTATCCGACTTTTGGGAAGATCAACTGCTCGGCACCAACAATTACAACGGAAACCCGATGCGCGTGCACATGGACCTTCATCGGAAATCAGCGCTCAAGAAAGAGCATTTTGATACGTGGCTCATGCATTTCAACCGAACGGTGGATGCGCGGTTTGCAGGTCCTAAGGCGCATTTGGCCAAGGAACGTGCGTTGAGCATTGCCACCGTAATGCAGATAAAAGTCGCTACTGCTTCACAAAGGTGA
- the mscL gene encoding large-conductance mechanosensitive channel protein MscL: MLKEFKEFAMKGNVMDMAIGIIIGGAFGKIVASFVADVLMPPLGILIGGVNFKDLKIVLRDAVLDAQGAETAAAVSINYGNFIQVTFDFIIIAFAIFLMVKAMNAAKKKEEAAPAAPPAPPAPTKEEILLTEIRDLLKK, from the coding sequence ATGCTAAAGGAATTCAAAGAATTTGCAATGAAAGGCAACGTTATGGACATGGCCATCGGTATCATTATCGGTGGTGCGTTCGGTAAGATTGTTGCTTCGTTTGTGGCCGATGTTCTCATGCCTCCGCTGGGAATTCTCATCGGTGGTGTCAATTTCAAAGACCTGAAGATCGTGCTGCGCGATGCCGTGCTTGATGCCCAAGGCGCAGAAACGGCTGCCGCTGTGTCTATCAACTACGGTAACTTCATTCAGGTGACGTTTGATTTCATCATCATCGCATTTGCAATCTTCTTGATGGTGAAGGCCATGAATGCCGCCAAGAAGAAGGAAGAAGCCGCTCCTGCCGCACCACCGGCTCCGCCAGCACCAACCAAAGAGGAAATACTTCTTACAGAGATTCGCGATCTGCTGAAAAAATAA
- a CDS encoding DUF4105 domain-containing protein, translated as MYFWQMLRCFIFIFLLPFASFAQMGFSLSEASQVSLVTCGPGEELYEAFGHTAIRIHDPAVGFDAVYNYGTFDFDQPNFYWNFVQGRSMYMLAVNRYEDFVRAYEYYNRSVREQFLNMTLAEKQALFDKLTWNAKKENREYLYDYFFDNCSTRPRDIIMDAMGGTVEFDTTYLGSDRLSIRQLTDLYIAREQPWGDLGIDLCLGARIDKPATAMQYMYLPEKLEEAFDHAYVVRGGESQPLVEAKQITFKASPEVKEKSWFVPQVVFVAFLLISAVFVTIFRFAGRSTRIFDGVVFMLTSFFGWNGIFLWFFTNHFSADYNWNILWALPTNAIFGYALLKKNRPKWTRPYSLFLIVLYAGLLVGWNYLPQMLHPSLRFIVILLLYLAVGVFRQSGPQIRRTA; from the coding sequence ATGTATTTTTGGCAGATGCTACGATGCTTCATATTCATTTTTCTTCTTCCGTTCGCAAGTTTTGCACAGATGGGTTTTTCGCTTTCCGAAGCGAGCCAGGTGAGTTTGGTTACCTGCGGACCAGGCGAGGAACTGTATGAGGCATTCGGCCACACGGCCATCCGCATTCACGATCCCGCAGTTGGTTTCGATGCCGTTTACAACTACGGCACCTTCGATTTCGACCAGCCCAATTTCTATTGGAACTTCGTTCAGGGGCGGTCCATGTACATGCTGGCGGTGAACCGCTATGAAGATTTCGTCCGAGCTTACGAGTATTACAACCGCTCGGTGCGTGAACAGTTTCTGAACATGACCTTGGCCGAAAAACAGGCACTGTTTGATAAGCTGACATGGAACGCCAAGAAGGAGAATCGCGAATACCTCTACGATTACTTTTTCGACAATTGCTCCACGCGGCCGCGCGACATTATTATGGATGCGATGGGCGGAACGGTGGAGTTCGATACGACCTACTTGGGGAGTGATCGTCTCTCCATCCGCCAACTAACCGACCTTTACATTGCTCGGGAACAGCCGTGGGGCGATCTGGGCATCGATCTCTGTCTCGGAGCGCGTATTGACAAACCCGCTACCGCCATGCAATACATGTACTTGCCAGAGAAGTTGGAAGAGGCCTTCGACCATGCGTATGTGGTTCGCGGTGGAGAAAGCCAACCATTGGTGGAGGCCAAACAGATCACTTTCAAGGCATCGCCTGAAGTGAAGGAGAAAAGTTGGTTTGTGCCGCAGGTCGTGTTTGTGGCGTTTCTACTTATCAGCGCGGTTTTCGTCACCATTTTCCGATTTGCAGGGCGTTCCACACGCATTTTCGATGGTGTGGTTTTCATGCTCACCAGTTTCTTTGGTTGGAACGGCATCTTCCTGTGGTTCTTCACCAACCATTTCTCGGCCGATTACAATTGGAACATCCTCTGGGCATTGCCCACCAACGCCATTTTCGGTTATGCGCTTCTCAAAAAGAACCGCCCCAAATGGACGCGACCATATTCGCTGTTCCTCATTGTCCTGTACGCAGGGCTATTGGTAGGATGGAATTACCTGCCGCAGATGCTGCACCCTTCTCTCCGTTTTATCGTTATTCTGCTGCTTTATTTGGCAGTTGGGGTTTTCCGCCAAAGTGGCCCGCAAATACGCAGAACAGCGTAG